The Leucoraja erinacea ecotype New England chromosome 8, Leri_hhj_1, whole genome shotgun sequence nucleotide sequence tgtgtgtgtgtgtgtgtgtgtgtgtgtgtgtggaatgtgGGGGCGAAGAGGAAATAAAGCTGGAATAGATGAGGGGCATGTGgcttcactttggcaatggaggaggcccaggacagaaaggtcagtaacggaatgggaattaaaatggttagcaactgggaattCTAGTGGGCTTTGATGGACGGAGTGCAAGTGTTTAGCGATACGACagctggtctcgccgatgtacaggcaacattgggaacaccagatgcagcaaATGAGTTTGGAGAAGGTGCACGTCAACCTGTCTCACCTGGGAGGACTGCTGGGTCCCTAGATGGaagcgagggaggaggtatatcaGGTACAGGTGTTATGTCTCATGCTGGGGAAAGtaactggagagggggtggtttgggtgagaagggacgattgaatcaaggagttgcagaggaggcagtctctgtggaaagagatGAGAATGAGAAAATGTGACATGTGGTGGCTGAAGTGATGGATGATGCGGGTACTGGTGGTGGGCTGAGGTATCTATCTATTGACAGTGGGGGGGAAACTACATTTACTAAAAAATAACATCTTATTACAATCCATTAACCTAATGTTTTCTGTTATAGGATATTTGTAAACGGTATTAAGTTAACCAACACAATGAATCTTTTTTTCTAGGTGATGCCTTTGCTTCCACTGAAAGTGGTGTTTGTGATATTTCTAATTCGGACAGAATTGGTTTTTCCGAAGTTCAACTATTGCAGTTTCTTGCTGATGGCGTTAAACTGTTGATCAACATGGATAAAAATATTCAACAGGGAAAGTCTATTCATGACCTTCTTCCTGCTCACAAGTAGATGGATGTATATTTAGTAAAATAAAATTACACTTTCTTTAAAGTTTCAAGCCATGAATTgtgggaattattttttttttgtaacaatGCTTTGAATTAGtttgtttaccaaaaaaagacttGATAAAAATATAATAAGAAATGTTTCTTAATCTGTTAAGATGGGCTTATGATAAAATATTTCCACAGCATTTTCAAAAAATACACTGCAACCATCATCTTGAGCTAAAAATGCTGATTCATGCATTTCATACATGCTGTAGCAAACTAAAGACAGTCAGCTAACTTTAAATCCATTTCCTCCTCGTTCCTTTAATAAGCTTGAAAATACAACTTAAAAATGCTTAAAATGCAAGCTAAAAGCTCCTATGTAAATCTAAGTGTAGGAAACTAACTAAACCAGGACAGTAAAAGACTAAAGTTCACAAATATTTAGTTTGTTTCCTAATAGATATACAATTTCATCAGGACCAGTAGAACACAAGTACAAACTTCCTTGATATCATTCATTAAATTATCCTATTACTCTATGCATGATAGCAATTTCAAACACTTTCAGAAATTATACATAACCAATGGCTCTGTATGTTAGTTTATCAGGAAGCTTttccttattttaaaaaaaaattctgcagtCACATTCGAAAAAAGATTTCTTCAAACATTTCAATTTCCCCATTTTTTGGTTACATTTAGGTGGTTTAGATGGTCTTCAATGTATTTTGGTGCAGGAAACGTTGCAGCTTTAGCAGCTTTGAAGGCTTCCCACTGTTCAGCTCTGCGTGATGCTGCATGCCCTCTTTCTTGTTCAATGGTCATCCAGGGGCGGCTGAGCCAGTATTCGGTCTCCTTTTCAATCACCAGCCTCCGAATGACACCACGTTTCATTTGCCACGTAATATTTCTTGGACGTCTGTATTTCCCTATCCATTGTTTGCCCGGAATTCCTTTTCGAAGCAAAAATGCAGTAAGAAACATTTTGCCTGAACTTTACCTTGAAGGAAACAGTAAAGACCAACAATTTGAATGTGAATTCAAAAGTTTAATATTTTATTGTGAGCACATTCAAAAAGACTGTAAACCAAAAATACTTGTTGTTGAGCAGATGATCCTCCAATGGAGATGGCCAACCAGAGTGCTGGGCCAAGActaagcaggtgcagcagcatctatggagcgaaggaaataggcgacgtttcgggccgaaacgtcgcctatttccttcgctccatagatgctgctgcacccgctgagtttctccagcatttttgtgtaccttcgatcttgcagcatctgcagttccttcttgaacacctgctGGGCTAAGGTGCTAATAAAACAGCCAGAAAATTACTAACTTGCCATGATATGCCACATCCAGGATTTTCCAAAACCTCTGCAGCAAATTAATTACTCTGGAATAATATGCTACCTATGTTAAGAAACATGGTAGACCATTTCCACATTGCCAGAAACAAGTTAAACTCCCTCAAGGGTCTCAGTGGAATATTATGTTTTCAGATAGAAAAAGAACATGCCAATTTCCCAAAATGCTTGCATCTAGCTGAGAGGGGGCACTGATGTGCATTCTGCTTGTGGCAAGTTGGACCACAACCTTCAGATTTAAGCAAATCCAATGAAGCAAGAACTGAAGCCAGCTGATATTTGTTTTATAGTAGAGTGGCAAGGTCAGTAATTATAAGCTTTCCAAGGAACTCAAAATCCTGTTTCTTCATCCAGAGTTTACCGTatagatacaaagtggaaacaggcccttcagcctactgagtctgtgctgaccatggtcatctgtatactagttctatcctacaccaaaGGGATAATTTTCAgaagtaattaacctacaaacctacacgtcttttgaCAGTTCATTTGCCactagaaacattgaaatatagAAAAGCTTTTAAAATACTACATTTTTGGTGTTGTATTGCAAAAACAAATGAAAGTTCTAATCCACAGTTGCTGACTAACATTTACATAACATTCTTACAATAACCCAGTACATTGTCGGTACTTGAGTAACTGAATAGAAAGAGAATCTTGTAAGATTATGCAGATGGTGGAACAAGGCCACCATGGAGTATCGCTGGACAATAATGGTGGCATGGATCGGTTGAGTCGATAAACAGCTAATGAACTGCTGTAAATTCTGATACACTACAGTGGTGCATCACACCTCATGAACAATCAAAAGCTGTTAAAGTGTACATAATAAACGGGTGACCTCTCCAGTTACTGTCACCCTAGATCCTGTTCATGTGAATGTTCTCACAAAAGATCTGTCTACATCTTTGCAAACTACGGCCCATCCTTACTGTAAAGACGATTTTGCTTCACACATCAGTCTCATATTTCCCAACTTCTCAAGTGCCTATCTGTGCCACATTGCTGAAACCAAGCTAATGAAAGATACCAATAAGATTGTCTGATATTTACTATTCTCATTGGCAACATCTCACATGACTGCTCATGCCATTCAGTGCCATTATTTGGTTCCCTTCTTGGTAACCCTGCCGTAGTGTACAATGAGTTTCCTCTCACTTGCCCCAAGAAAACATTTTCATGGGCTCTTGATTTTCAATGGGATGCATAATTTAAAAGTTCCACATATTTACTGATCATGAATACAATACTTCCGTCAAGTATGATTGACTCTCAAAGAATATTTCAGTGGTCAATGTTCCAAAAAATGACACTTGTGTATGACCTTTCATAATGTGCACATTAATTGGCCAGATTCTGGACAGAAAAATGACTTTAATCCAACACCAAGAAAACCTTTTCAGCTCAGAAAAGAGATATGCAGGTCTTCACTCTCTGCTGATGCCTTCATACACTTCTGCAACTGCTCCATATTTTTAAATACATTACTATGTTATTAATCTTGAGATTCATATTTATAATTGTACCTGCATTAATCACTTTTTTGTGAAAGTCACTTTAACTTAGGCAGTTTTAGAATTTTTTCCTAAATTCACTTCTGAATTAATTGCTACACCAGGTCGTAGAATCAGCAATGAACAGACACAAATCCCATACAGTGCATTCCACCTAAGAGCTTTAAACTTTCAATCAACTCttactgtaacatagaaacatagaaaattgggtgcctgagtaggccattcggccctgcgagcctgcaccgccattcaatatgatcatggctgatcatccaactcagtatcgccttctctccataccctctgatccccttagtcacaagggccacatctaactccctcttaaatatagccaatgaactggcctcaaccaccctctgtggcagagaattcccccgaTTCAcccctccctgtgtgaaaaaagttcttctcctctcggttttaaaggatttcccccctatccttaagctgtgaccccttgtcctggacttccccaacatcgggaacaatcttcctgcatctagcctgtccaaccccttaagaattttgtaagtttctataagatcccctctcaatctcctaaattctagagagtataaaccaagtctatccagcgaGGTAACCAGCGAGGTTTTTGTAAATAAAACAAAAGTTTATCCAATAATTCTTCATAATCTAGTCACTGAAACTTAGGTGTCAACGTTAATAAACAGCAACCTAGCTTTTGCCGATAAGAACGCCCGTGGGTCCAATGAATCAAGCTAATTACCATTCTCTCCACTGCCCTCAAATAAGGAGATAAATAAGGATAGTAACTCGGCCCACCTGGACTCTCGCTCTTTGCACTGTCGCCTACGGTGTTTGTCTTCTTGCGCCCTTCCGCCGGCATCTTCAACAGTTCACAGTTTAGAAGATGCAGATGATACGGGAGGGGGGTCATTGACTTTTTCTCGGCTAAAGATATCACCAGAACGACTTTGTTTTCACCGCAAACACTACGATGAGACCTTCACCTGCACGAGTATTAAACCCTGCACTTACCCTCCCGtgcaagaagcaactgcagatgccgtttaTACACAgaagctgccagtcccgctgagctactcaccCCCGGTGCATTcagcaaccaaagatcctacaacggatccttgctataggatctttggtagcaactgcagatgtcccgctgagccactcacTCCCggtgcaactgcagatgctgatgtccCACCGAGCCACTAGCCCCCGGTGCaggcagcaactgcagatgctgatgtcccgctgagccactagCCCCCCGGTGCAGGCAGCATTGCAGACGCTgatgtcccgctgagccactagCCCCCGGTGCAGGTAGCAACCAAAGATGCAGGTGTCCCACTGAGCCACTAGCCCCGGGTGCaggcagcaactgcagatgctgatgtccCACTGAGCCACTAGCCCCTGGTGCAGGCAGCAACTAGCAGATGCTGATGTGAAGCTGAGCCACTAGCCCCCTGGTGCAGGTAGCAACAGCAGACGCTGATGTCCCACTGAGCCACTCACCTCCGGTGCACAGCAACTGCAGATCTGATTGCTCACAGCCCCCCTGCCTCTAGCCGCTGATTCTGAGCCACTAGCCCCCAGGTAGCAACCAAGATGCAGGTGTCCCTCTGAGCCACTAACCCAGGGCTCACATTGCCGCCTCCTCTCCATTCTTGTGGCATCGTGTTCCCATAACCCAGGGCTCGGTGTCATGGTGTGGGAGTGTTCACATACTCAGCGGTGTCATTGGTTTTGTCTTCTCTTCTCGGAGTAACAAACGCTGCAATTGGTGCCACGTTGGATTGGTCACTTGCTGCTGCTGACGCTTGCATCACATGGTTTatgtcaaagatcttatagccagcatctgcagttccttcttgaacacttatagcagaggatctttggtttatgtggagggaggaactgcagatcaaagcaAAGATCATATAGCGGAGCCATCAAAGATCATATAGCGGAGCCACTCCATGATCTTTgatgcttaaaccgaagatagacgcaaaatgctggagtaacagcgggacaggcagcatctctggagaggaggaatgggtgacgtttcgggtcgtcaagtctgaagaagggtctcgacccgaaacgccacccattccttctctccagaaatgctgcctgcctgcctgtcccgctgagtttacgcCAACATTTTAtgacattggtttattattgcgaCACGTCCCAGCTGCAGTGCAAATCGTATGGTGCTACACACCCAAATCATCCTCTACATTAGAGTGCAATCAAGTCATACGCaagcaaagaaaaaaaagtgaGGAATATGGTGTTACAGCTTTATAGTGTTACAGTCCCAGTGAAAGTGCAGGAAAAGCACAAGATTTGCAATGAGATTGAGACTGCTACCTTAATTTATGAGATTTATACATTTATTAATACACCCAGCAGGGAGAAGGTGCTAAAAGTGGATCGCATTGCTTATTTTGATTTGATATGTCCATTAAGGCAGCCAATCAAGGGAGCAAGAGATCATCATATTCTGGCTCTGGGATTCTGGTGTATTGCTCCATCATCCAGGAGCTCAAGGCCAGCTTGACTCTAGGGGGAAAAAAGGACCTGCCTACCAGGTCTGGCAACCCTGCTGCTCCAGAGCACCTAATCAGTTCTTATCTAcctatcttaaggggttggacaggctagatgctggaagattgttcccgatgttggggaagtccagaacaaggggtcagagtttaaggataagggggaaatcttttaggaccgagatgaggaaaacatttttcacacagagagtggcgaatctctggaattccctcccgcagaaggtagttgaggccagttcattgattatatttaagagggagttagatgtggtccttgtggctaaagggatcagggggtatggagagaaggcaggtacaggatactgagttggatggcctactcctacacctattttctatgtttctatcttggacTACATCACATTCCTCAATCTTCCCCTTATTGTTCTACCCATCCCAGCATTATACCACAAACCACTAACATTCTCAATGCACATCTCCAAAGTTATTTTTAATTTCTATCTTGATTACCCAACAGCTGGTCGTGCCCTAAAGCTTAGTCAgatagcaccccccccccccccaatatccaACTGGTAGCCACCAGTGCTAGACTGTCCACCCAACATCTCTCTCTGCTTTAGGCTGTGACCATTCATTGGCATCTAATCCCTGCTCGCCCACCAGTTGTCCATAATTTACTTGCTACTCACCTGTTTACATAAACCCCATTCTACTACCAACCAGTTAAGATAGTAAATTAGCATCTCTAACAGCATTCTACCCACCCTTAGCTGTCATACGCAACAGAAACAAGTTGTTCAAACCAACACCTTTGTACTGATTATCCAACACTCATATATATTAATCGTACATTTCCTCTTGCACCCCCATCAGGCCCAGGCCAAACCCTTCCCCTAACCTCCCACTCTCCTGCTATGCCTGTGCTAGTGGCAATTtaaagcagccaattaacctgccaaccagcACGCCTTTTGTTGGGACATAGGAaatatctctggtgctgtgcaaTAGCAACTCTAACCATTAACCTACCATGCTACGCTGACACCTCCAATAACTTCCTCTGCTTGCTCTATCTACATCCATCCATCCTTTATCCATTTACCTTCTTGCACCACAGCCAGATATCCATTATCCAGCTAGTGTTTGTCTGCAAATGgctcctcaaaacattttttgTTAATAGTTCTTTCTTGCATCTGCCTATAAAGCTCGTTACATCTTTACCAGCTCATctgaaatgaatgaataaatgaaggaaaattttattgtcacatgtgagaagTCACGGTGAAATCTTTTGCTTGCATACCTTGTTAAGGTATGCAATAGTCATCCATgaagggtgcttacaaagttacaaatcccccTCCCCGCTGAAGTTCACccttagttccccccccccccccccccaccccacccatgctgggtcctccattatccattgttcctccccctccctcacggcaatcacccccatgccgggtccccattgtccattgttcctccccctccctcacagcaatcacccccatgccgggtccccattgtccattgctcTACACAGCATTTCCCCCGTTCCATTTGTAGACAACAAAAATTATGTTGAGTAAATTTCCAATTTGTTGCAACAAAAATGCCTCAGGGAGGAGTTGTAAAGCTGGCATAAAAAAACTCATCCACCTGGCCAACTCACACAGCAtggtaaaaaaaagttatttagaGAGGCAagcagtgctggagaaattcagaggcaggcagcatctatggagggaatagacagatgatgttttgggttgacacccttcatcaatccgaagaaagatcctgacctgaaatgccgtccgtccattccctccacagatattgcataacctgctgagttcttcaagCATTTTTGTTTATGCGCTAGATTCCAGCATAtggagtctcttgtgtctccctctGCAAGGTGATGGGATTTAATATGGCATTTTTTGTGAAGACAGACCTTTTAAGATAGTAGGCAAAGGATAATTAATTCCATCCACATTATGAACATTGATCTACAATATTAGGTATCGACaaaaccctccctcccttctccccccccccccccccccccccccctccccttttgcCTCTGCCCTACCTGGTCTTGCATCTgcacctccccttccacctacatctcattctctggcttcacaattcttcaATTCTGTCGTCTTGtgcctttcatctctggcctttgtccaagcaTCTATCAATCTATCAAAACCTCCCTTATTTGCattcacctattacttgccaggctttggcctgcccctcctctcatccAACTTTCTTCTGCACCCTCCACCATATCAATCTGAAAAGGCTTTCTGAACACTGGCCTGCATCagtcagtgcattgagtatagaagtcgggaggtcatgttacagttgtataaaacgttggtCAGCCCACACTTAAGTACTGTGTTCAGATTTGTAGATTATAATgctggaaagtgttgggagaagatttacaaggatgttgccagggcttgagagcctgagctatatttggacagatacataggaTAGGGAAGCTGGTTGGATACGACACATGTTACTCCAGGCAGGTGTCTGTTGCTTGAGTTGAATATTTAGAGAGGTATGAgcagagctgccagagaaggtaattgaggcaagtactaGCTAGGATTTTACtgaaccaaagggcttgttttgctgtataactctgactccaatatggtgcttgacctgctgttactccagcactttgtgtattctgTTGCTGAGTggcctgttgaatatttccagcattttgattttgaaATTTTCTATGACTAATAGAAGTATCAAAATAAGCTTATTATTTAAGAATCACTAATATGAAGGAACTAGTCTTCTTAGTTGGTGTTGGAGCCAACATGATCAGGTAAAGTTGCTCAGAATGCTTAAGTGAAGGAGTTTGCTTTCCTTTTTAGGTTAGTTGGGGGACTGAGATGTCTTCAATTTTTTTAACACACAGGCACTGAGTTTTATCGTGCTCTGAACCATGTGCTGAGCTATGGATTAAAGATTTAAAGCAAGTTTATGACGTAATGGAACAGCAATTGAGATTGGAGTGTGATGAACTGTCTTTGCTTTGTATTAGTTTATTAAAAGCCAATGAATCAAGATTTGACGACTGGAAGACTCATTTTGTTATCGCTGAAGCTCAGTGAGTGTGTAAACTAAAGCCATTCACAGTCACCACGAGGTTTTATGGCTATCAGGGCAAGGCCTTGAGAACATTATCTATATGGCCATAATAGTTGGTTTTACCACAATGATTTCAAACATCAATAAATATATTGAAACAAACTAATTAACTTACCAAAGTAAGAAGTTACATAATAAACAATAAGCCAGTTGGACAATATGGTCTgtattaataatataataatcaagTTTCTTTGTATGAATATGCAACTGGAAATGAAATAAAAGgatgaaaaaggacacaaagtgctggagtactcagcatcatggcgggtcaggctgcatctctgaagagcaTGGATAAGTATCTATACTTATAGATATACtggctgacctgccgagttacttcagcaccctgtgtccttctttgtaaactagcatctgcagttccttgcttctaagtAAAAGTATATACCTTTTTACATTGACATGCAAATTCCCAGGAGAAggttaaaatgaaataaaacttACTCCATGTTCAAGTCATTTCAAATTTGTTTTAATATTGTGCACCATTGAAAACGTACCCATGTACCTTGCACTGAACTCCTCTCAATAAACATAAAGGGGAGGGGCAAGTACAACTGTCCAA carries:
- the mrpl57 gene encoding ribosomal protein 63, mitochondrial, with protein sequence MFLTAFLLRKGIPGKQWIGKYRRPRNITWQMKRGVIRRLVIEKETEYWLSRPWMTIEQERGHAASRRAEQWEAFKAAKAATFPAPKYIEDHLNHLNVTKKWGN